A window of the Thermoleophilia bacterium SCSIO 60948 genome harbors these coding sequences:
- a CDS encoding GGDEF domain-containing protein — MRSSKPDFARSERDREALAKSWLVELIGNTPLPEVEGLALSWISRHASPLIADIAEAMNPLATPTAEERSDRQRREAELARLREGAEAAELIPRDLAALQILLIENLRREIPEREPGEFARSVSRLAEIFGELQSSVAKALVDERSGASNDPLTGLRTAAHLDEHLRILLAEHRRYDHVFAIATVEIDGLSHINEAYGRESGDRMLTAIAGLLVRQVRAADQAYRISGDEFCVVAPHQTPTGMRTVGQRLATLIDSSQGGDGPRLGVSVGIATCPEDGDAPQELIDAAQEATYAAKAAGLEVMVRSQMTQTTED, encoded by the coding sequence GTGCGCTCCTCGAAGCCTGATTTCGCGAGGTCCGAGCGCGACCGTGAGGCACTCGCCAAGTCGTGGCTCGTCGAGCTGATCGGCAACACGCCCCTGCCCGAGGTCGAAGGGCTCGCCCTGTCGTGGATCTCGCGGCACGCATCGCCACTCATCGCCGACATCGCCGAGGCGATGAACCCGCTCGCGACGCCGACCGCCGAGGAGCGAAGCGACCGCCAGCGCCGCGAGGCCGAACTCGCGCGCCTGCGCGAGGGAGCCGAGGCCGCCGAGCTGATCCCGCGCGATCTCGCGGCGCTCCAGATCCTTCTGATCGAGAACCTGCGGCGCGAGATCCCGGAGCGCGAGCCCGGCGAGTTCGCGCGCTCGGTCAGCCGGCTCGCCGAGATCTTCGGCGAGCTCCAGTCGAGCGTCGCGAAGGCGCTCGTCGACGAGCGAAGCGGCGCGAGCAACGACCCGCTGACCGGCCTGCGCACCGCCGCCCACCTCGATGAGCACCTGCGGATCCTGCTCGCCGAGCACCGCCGCTACGACCACGTCTTCGCGATCGCGACGGTCGAGATCGATGGTCTAAGCCACATCAACGAGGCCTACGGGCGCGAATCCGGCGACCGGATGCTGACCGCGATCGCCGGCCTGCTCGTGCGCCAGGTACGGGCCGCCGACCAGGCCTACCGGATCTCCGGCGACGAGTTCTGCGTCGTCGCACCGCACCAGACCCCGACCGGGATGCGCACGGTCGGCCAGCGACTCGCGACGCTGATCGACAGCTCGCAGGGCGGCGATGGTCCGCGCCTCGGCGTCTCGGTCGGGATCGCGACCTGTCCCGAGGACGGCGACGCGCCTCAGGAGCTGATCGACGCCGCCCAGGAGGCCACCTACGCCGCCAAGGCCGCGGGGCTCGAGGTCATGGTGCGCTCCCAGATGACGCAGACCACCGAGGACTGA
- the dnaE gene encoding DNA polymerase III subunit alpha → MAVHLHVHSEYSLLDGACKIGPMAQRAAELGMPALGLTDHGVMNGAVEHYKACKSAGIKPVLGLEAYLVDDRHAIKVPGAPRFERNHLTLLAENDAGYRNLVKLTSTGFLEGFARGKPSVDMELLSEHSEGVIALTGCLQSRFCQRLIDDRPDDARAHLDEMAQVFGADNLYFEVQENGIDVQDKANQGIARFARELGRPLVATADVHYLRREDYRHHAALLCVQTKSTLAEPKLSFDTNEFYLKSSDEMKESFAAWDGAVETTYEIAERCNVEIELGKLLLPRFPTPDGEEPGAMLRRLAEEGLRRRYGDPVPAEATERLEFELSVIADMGFESYFLIVWDFVNFAKENGVAVGPGRGSAAGSIVAYALSITDLDPIANDLLFERFLNPARKSMPDIDIDFSVRGRERVIRYVQEKYGRESVAQIITFGRMAPRAATRDAARVLGFTVAKGDELAKKIPEPIMGRNPSFDDCMKKGQELRTAYDADSDAREIVDVARGLEGIVRNNSIHAAAVVIADRPLQEIAPLQLAEDRSAPAEAPNGNGKRERAYKIVTQFSMGPVEEMGLLKMDFLGLRNLDVIEDAKEIIKRSHGIEIDIEQIPLDDAKTFEMLARGDSVGVFQLESEGMREAMKKVRPTEFDDIVALVALYRPGAMAYIDDYAKGKARPHEVKYDDERLKPITEPTYGCCLYQEQLMEISKRLAGFSPAEADDLRKAIGKKKRDMMARLEPQFYAGLDASGTSKPVATKLWKLMTAAADYSFNKSHAACYALISYRTAYLKANYPAEYMAAVISSVMNTKDKVPFFVSRCEEMGIDVLPPDVNASSHGFIASGSSIRFGLDAVKNVGHSAVEAILRAREEDGEFRSLYDFCERVDCRAVNRRAIECLVRCGALDSTGDSRRGMLEILPQAQSAGVKSQEDAQRGQGSIFDLGGGSDDSGPVSTGRPQHPPVPGLEFEPRELLAMEKETLGTYVSAHPLDDYKDLLRERVDCTLAALDGMPDRSFLTVGGLMGEVKKIRTRSGTDMMFATLDDTGGSVEMLVFNQVLEKHADALQPDRVVLVRGRLDHREGGRTSFVVQEAEIFDPPEDELESARKRANGRKTPESITLRIDASRFGVEVLDELKVAFETFPGKTQVMLEMETGEGLRRLRFGKDHGVDASPALRDEIDHILGPTALAA, encoded by the coding sequence GTGGCCGTCCACCTCCACGTGCACAGCGAGTACTCGCTTCTCGACGGTGCCTGCAAGATCGGCCCGATGGCCCAGCGGGCCGCCGAACTCGGGATGCCGGCGCTCGGCCTGACCGACCACGGGGTGATGAACGGAGCCGTCGAGCACTACAAGGCCTGCAAGTCCGCGGGCATCAAGCCGGTCCTCGGGCTCGAGGCCTACCTCGTCGACGATCGCCACGCGATCAAGGTTCCGGGCGCGCCGCGCTTCGAGCGCAACCACCTGACGCTGCTCGCCGAGAACGATGCGGGCTACCGCAACCTCGTGAAGCTGACCTCGACCGGCTTCCTCGAGGGGTTCGCCCGCGGCAAGCCGAGCGTCGACATGGAGCTGCTCTCCGAGCACTCGGAGGGCGTGATCGCGCTCACCGGCTGCCTGCAGTCGCGCTTCTGTCAGCGGCTGATCGACGATCGCCCCGACGACGCCCGCGCCCACCTGGACGAGATGGCGCAGGTGTTCGGCGCCGACAACCTCTATTTCGAGGTCCAGGAGAACGGGATCGACGTCCAGGACAAGGCCAACCAGGGCATCGCGCGGTTCGCGCGCGAGCTCGGCCGCCCGCTGGTCGCCACCGCCGACGTCCACTACCTGCGTCGCGAGGACTACCGCCATCACGCGGCGCTGCTCTGCGTCCAGACCAAGTCGACGCTCGCCGAGCCGAAGCTCAGCTTCGACACGAACGAGTTCTATTTGAAGTCCAGCGACGAGATGAAGGAGTCGTTCGCGGCCTGGGACGGGGCGGTCGAGACCACCTACGAGATCGCCGAGCGCTGCAACGTCGAGATCGAGCTCGGCAAGCTCCTGTTGCCGCGCTTCCCGACCCCCGACGGCGAGGAGCCCGGCGCGATGCTGCGCCGCCTCGCCGAGGAGGGGCTGCGTCGCCGCTACGGCGACCCGGTGCCGGCCGAAGCCACCGAGCGGCTCGAGTTCGAGCTCTCGGTCATCGCCGACATGGGCTTCGAGTCCTACTTCCTGATCGTCTGGGACTTCGTCAACTTCGCGAAGGAGAACGGGGTCGCCGTCGGGCCCGGCCGTGGATCGGCCGCCGGGTCGATCGTCGCCTACGCGCTGTCGATCACCGATCTCGATCCGATCGCCAACGATCTGCTCTTCGAGCGCTTCCTCAACCCGGCGCGCAAGTCGATGCCCGACATCGACATCGACTTCTCGGTTCGCGGCCGCGAGCGCGTGATCCGCTACGTCCAGGAAAAGTACGGCCGCGAGTCGGTCGCCCAGATCATCACCTTCGGCCGGATGGCGCCGCGCGCGGCGACCCGGGACGCCGCGCGCGTACTCGGCTTCACGGTCGCCAAGGGCGACGAGCTCGCGAAGAAGATTCCCGAGCCGATCATGGGCCGCAACCCGAGCTTCGACGACTGCATGAAGAAGGGTCAGGAGCTGCGAACGGCCTACGACGCGGACTCAGACGCCCGCGAGATCGTCGACGTCGCGCGCGGGCTCGAGGGCATCGTTCGCAACAACTCGATCCACGCCGCCGCGGTCGTCATCGCCGACCGGCCGCTGCAGGAGATCGCTCCGTTGCAGCTCGCCGAGGACCGCAGCGCCCCCGCCGAGGCGCCGAACGGAAACGGCAAGCGCGAGCGCGCGTACAAGATCGTGACCCAGTTCTCGATGGGGCCCGTCGAGGAGATGGGCCTGCTGAAGATGGACTTCCTCGGGCTGCGAAACCTCGACGTGATCGAGGACGCCAAGGAGATCATCAAGCGCTCACACGGGATCGAGATCGACATCGAGCAGATCCCGCTCGACGACGCGAAGACGTTCGAGATGCTCGCCCGCGGTGACTCGGTCGGCGTCTTCCAGCTCGAGTCCGAGGGCATGCGCGAGGCGATGAAGAAGGTCCGCCCGACGGAGTTCGACGACATCGTCGCGCTCGTCGCGCTCTACCGGCCCGGGGCGATGGCCTATATCGACGATTACGCCAAGGGCAAGGCGCGCCCGCACGAAGTCAAGTACGACGACGAGCGCTTGAAGCCGATCACCGAGCCGACCTACGGCTGCTGTCTCTACCAGGAGCAGCTGATGGAGATCTCGAAGCGACTGGCCGGCTTCTCGCCCGCCGAAGCGGACGACCTCCGCAAGGCGATCGGCAAGAAGAAGCGCGACATGATGGCCAGGCTCGAGCCGCAGTTCTACGCGGGCCTCGATGCTTCCGGGACGAGCAAGCCCGTCGCGACCAAGCTCTGGAAGCTGATGACGGCGGCGGCCGACTATTCGTTCAACAAGTCGCACGCCGCCTGCTACGCGCTGATCTCCTATCGCACCGCCTACCTCAAGGCCAACTACCCGGCCGAGTACATGGCCGCGGTGATCTCTTCGGTGATGAACACGAAGGACAAGGTCCCGTTCTTCGTCTCGCGCTGCGAGGAGATGGGGATCGACGTCCTGCCGCCCGACGTCAACGCCTCGAGCCACGGCTTCATCGCTTCCGGCTCCTCGATCCGCTTCGGGCTCGACGCGGTCAAGAACGTCGGCCACTCGGCCGTCGAGGCGATCCTCCGCGCTCGCGAGGAGGACGGTGAGTTCCGCTCGCTCTACGACTTCTGCGAGCGCGTCGACTGCCGCGCCGTCAACAGGCGCGCGATCGAGTGCCTGGTCCGCTGCGGGGCCCTCGACTCGACCGGTGACAGTCGCCGCGGGATGCTCGAGATCCTGCCGCAGGCCCAGTCGGCGGGCGTCAAGTCCCAAGAGGACGCGCAGCGCGGTCAGGGTTCGATCTTCGACCTGGGCGGTGGCTCGGACGATTCGGGCCCGGTCTCCACGGGTCGCCCGCAGCACCCACCGGTCCCGGGTCTCGAGTTCGAACCGCGAGAGTTGCTCGCGATGGAGAAGGAGACGCTCGGCACCTACGTCTCGGCGCATCCGCTCGACGACTACAAGGACCTGCTTCGCGAGCGCGTCGACTGCACGCTCGCCGCGCTCGACGGGATGCCGGATCGCTCGTTCCTCACCGTCGGGGGGCTCATGGGCGAGGTCAAGAAGATCCGTACCCGCAGCGGCACCGACATGATGTTCGCGACGCTCGACGACACCGGTGGCAGCGTCGAGATGCTCGTCTTCAACCAGGTGCTCGAAAAGCACGCCGACGCGCTCCAGCCCGACCGCGTCGTCCTGGTCCGCGGCAGGCTCGACCATCGCGAGGGCGGTCGCACCTCGTTCGTCGTCCAGGAGGCCGAGATATTCGACCCGCCCGAGGACGAGCTCGAGAGTGCGCGCAAGCGCGCCAACGGCCGCAAGACGCCGGAGTCGATCACGCTGCGGATCGACGCCTCGCGCTTCGGGGTCGAGGTCCTCGACGAGCTCAAGGTCGCCTTCGAGACGTTCCCGGGCAAGACCCAGGTGATGCTCGAGATGGAGACGGGGGAGGGGCTGCGGCGCCTGCGCTTCGGCAAGGACCACGGCGTCGACGCCTCGCCGGCGCTCCGCGACGAGATCGACCACATCCTCGGCCCGACCGCGCTGGCCGCCTAG
- a CDS encoding Pr6Pr family membrane protein, protein MIVWRLLVAASGLLGVTLAVLEFDGGLGALSQQASLAAGLLYALLAALAVVRPVTDLPWARGAMASILALVAVTYAFLLSPDYGPLYSLLEHVVTPILVIADFLLLAHATQTSWWWPISWLVAPLAYLAYYLTQGLDLYPFLDPQDPGFAGLIAGFLVGLLAIGYAMLAVVRARSAR, encoded by the coding sequence TTGATCGTCTGGCGGCTGCTCGTCGCCGCCTCCGGCCTCCTCGGGGTGACCCTCGCCGTGCTCGAGTTCGACGGGGGCCTCGGCGCACTGAGCCAGCAGGCGAGCCTGGCGGCAGGGCTGCTCTACGCGCTGCTGGCAGCCCTCGCGGTGGTGCGACCGGTCACCGACCTGCCGTGGGCCCGCGGGGCAATGGCCAGCATCCTGGCGCTCGTCGCGGTCACCTACGCCTTTCTCTTGAGCCCCGACTACGGCCCGCTCTACTCGCTACTCGAGCACGTCGTGACGCCGATCCTGGTCATCGCCGACTTCCTGCTGCTGGCCCACGCGACGCAGACGTCGTGGTGGTGGCCGATCTCCTGGCTCGTCGCGCCACTCGCCTACCTCGCGTACTACCTGACCCAGGGCCTGGACCTCTACCCGTTCCTCGATCCGCAGGACCCGGGCTTCGCCGGACTGATCGCCGGCTTCCTCGTCGGCCTGCTCGCGATCGGCTACGCGATGCTGGCCGTCGTGCGGGCCCGATCGGCTCGCTAG
- a CDS encoding response regulator transcription factor, whose translation MSRILIAEDETRLASFVDKGLRASGYTTAIVGNGHLAESMANGEDFDLLILDLGLPGRDGMEVLRGLRARGEQIPVIILTARGDPSDRVAGLEQGADDYLAKPFHLEELLARVKARLRNESGGSNGDRISVGDVALDLRTRWADVAGDTIELSVREFELLRTFLEHPNQVLSREQLLSHVWGYDYDPGSNVVDVYVGYLRRKLGSKRLETVRGIGYRFRTA comes from the coding sequence TTGAGCCGGATCCTGATCGCCGAGGATGAGACCAGGCTCGCCAGCTTCGTCGACAAGGGGCTTCGCGCCAGCGGCTACACCACCGCGATCGTCGGCAACGGTCACCTCGCCGAGTCGATGGCCAACGGCGAGGACTTCGACCTCCTGATCCTCGACCTCGGGCTCCCCGGACGGGACGGGATGGAGGTGCTCCGGGGCCTGCGAGCCCGGGGCGAGCAGATCCCGGTGATCATCCTGACCGCGCGGGGTGACCCGTCGGACCGCGTCGCGGGGCTCGAGCAGGGCGCGGACGACTACCTCGCGAAGCCGTTCCACCTCGAGGAGCTCCTCGCGCGGGTCAAGGCGAGGCTCCGAAACGAGTCCGGTGGCTCGAACGGGGATCGGATCAGCGTCGGCGACGTCGCCCTGGACCTGCGCACGCGTTGGGCCGACGTCGCGGGCGACACGATCGAGCTGAGCGTTCGCGAGTTCGAACTGCTTCGCACGTTCCTCGAGCACCCCAACCAGGTCCTGAGCCGCGAGCAGTTGCTGTCCCACGTCTGGGGTTACGACTACGACCCGGGCTCGAACGTGGTCGATGTCTACGTGGGCTACCTGCGCCGAAAGCTGGGCTCGAAGCGACTCGAGACCGTGCGCGGGATCGGTTATCGGTTCCGCACCGCCTGA
- a CDS encoding HAMP domain-containing histidine kinase, producing MSGRDEEAPDHGADDPPPSRRMFVSGVRTRALVSFMLLLVVSTAASLFVLRAVLLSRIGDQVDEQLTVQVDTLGDISGASANPPQTLEALFDRFFTEVPPLADGTIVGMIEGEREDYVSAGPLATPGIAAAAESVIGPVSATSSGELRLAGETVRYVAVPAAIGDDRGTVIAIGELDAQRAQVGEAVRIAAGVSLVVMLLASLFIWLAAGRTVAPLKALARAARTVTETDLSRRIPVRGHDEIAVLGRTFNSMLDRLETGFANQKEFLTDVSHELRTPITVIRGYLETLGDDPAEREEAIAVVQDELDRMNRLVDDLLLLAKASRPDFLLPEPVDLDLFTHDLYAKVRSLGPRNWRLDGTGIGIVRMDAQRLTQAVMNLAENAVRHTNPEQEIAIGSSLIAGHARIWVRDQGPGISLDIHDRIFDRHVRADGNWTDATSDGAGVGLAIVKAVAEGHGGAIRLESTPGSGSTFTIEIPAVGAERPTPVGQEARA from the coding sequence ATGAGCGGCCGCGACGAAGAGGCTCCCGATCACGGCGCCGACGACCCGCCGCCCTCGCGCCGGATGTTCGTCAGCGGGGTCCGGACCCGCGCGCTCGTTTCGTTCATGCTGCTGCTCGTCGTCTCGACGGCCGCGTCGCTGTTCGTACTGCGCGCCGTGCTGCTCTCGCGGATCGGCGACCAGGTCGACGAGCAGCTCACCGTCCAGGTCGACACCCTCGGAGACATCTCGGGCGCCAGCGCCAATCCACCGCAGACCCTCGAGGCCCTGTTCGATCGCTTCTTCACCGAGGTCCCCCCGCTCGCCGACGGGACCATCGTCGGGATGATCGAGGGCGAGCGCGAGGACTACGTGAGCGCCGGCCCGCTGGCGACGCCCGGGATCGCGGCGGCCGCGGAGAGCGTGATCGGACCCGTTTCCGCGACGTCGAGCGGTGAGCTGCGCCTCGCGGGTGAGACCGTCCGCTACGTCGCCGTCCCCGCCGCGATCGGTGATGACCGCGGAACGGTGATTGCGATCGGCGAGCTCGACGCCCAGCGTGCCCAGGTGGGCGAGGCGGTGCGGATAGCCGCGGGCGTGTCGCTAGTCGTGATGCTTTTGGCCTCGCTGTTCATCTGGCTCGCCGCCGGCAGGACCGTCGCTCCGCTCAAGGCTCTGGCGCGCGCGGCGCGGACGGTCACCGAGACGGACCTCTCGCGACGGATACCGGTACGTGGCCATGACGAGATCGCGGTGCTCGGGAGGACCTTCAACAGCATGCTCGACCGGCTCGAGACCGGCTTCGCCAACCAGAAGGAGTTCCTGACCGACGTCAGCCACGAGCTGCGAACGCCGATCACCGTGATCCGCGGCTACCTCGAGACGCTCGGCGACGACCCCGCCGAGCGTGAGGAGGCCATCGCGGTCGTCCAGGACGAGCTCGACCGCATGAACCGGCTGGTCGACGACCTGCTGCTGCTTGCCAAGGCCTCGCGGCCCGACTTCCTCCTCCCCGAGCCGGTCGATCTCGACCTGTTCACCCACGATCTCTACGCGAAGGTGCGCAGTCTCGGACCGCGGAACTGGCGTCTCGACGGGACCGGAATCGGCATCGTTCGGATGGACGCCCAGCGATTGACGCAAGCGGTGATGAACCTCGCCGAGAACGCCGTCCGGCACACCAACCCCGAGCAGGAGATCGCGATCGGGAGCTCGCTGATCGCGGGTCACGCGAGGATCTGGGTCCGAGACCAGGGCCCGGGGATCTCGCTCGACATCCACGACCGGATCTTCGACCGCCACGTTCGCGCCGACGGCAACTGGACCGACGCGACATCCGACGGCGCCGGGGTCGGGCTCGCGATCGTCAAGGCTGTCGCCGAGGGCCACGGCGGCGCGATCAGGCTCGAGTCGACACCCGGAAGCGGCTCGACGTTCACGATCGAGATTCCGGCCGTCGGCGCCGAGCGCCCGACGCCCGTCGGCCAGGAGGCCCGCGCTTGA